In the genome of Phragmites australis chromosome 9, lpPhrAust1.1, whole genome shotgun sequence, the window GGAGGAGCGAGCCGGGAGAGGGGTGGCGCAGCTCGGGTGCAGGACGAGCGCGATCGAGGCACGTGCTCGGGCGTGAGGCCCAGGGAGCAGAGAGAGGAAAGGGGAGAGCGGGGAAGGAGTGAGCGAGCCGGCTTGGCTAGATGCACGTGGAGGCGTCGGCGCGTGTGAGGTGCGGGAGGCGACAACGCAAgcgagagggaggagaagaagaacagGGGTGGCGGCTTAGAGTAGGTGGTGACGGGGAAGGGATTAGGAGGATGGGGAAGCCGGACTGGGCTAGGCTAGCCTGGCCAGTAAAAGGAGAGGGAGCCCGAACCGGCTTGATCGAAAAGAAATAGGCCCGtctacttctttttttttcttttttttacgtACGCATATGTATATGGGGGATCGCGAATATACATGGCAAAATACCGTCGTACAGATGTATCAcgtagaaaagcccgacaggaaaggtgattgaagtgtctcggtatgaatCGCTCCTCAGCTACctatggttggaggctgagcatatcgtgtgggtacagtgtacaaactctccagagtgtaaaactatttgaatagttgtGTCTGTGGTCATGGACATGTGAAGCATGACCTCGATTGATTAGACTAAGGGATATGTGTGTCATGATGAGTGAGtttgtggactagatgtccgtgtgatgaggttgctggctcaatccgtcaggagctgtgtggtactagaggtacaccagtcGTGATGATAGGTGTAGCTCGTaacaggaccgaaaaccccccatatatagcttgttaccttgttttgaactatttaaactgttgTATGTAGTCATTAGTAGATGATACAAATGAATActtgcataaactgctttacgcttaaaactaaaccgtaaagccttatccttaaaTTACCCttttatacatctatcaacactttgaagtagtatagggcttgctgagtaccttccatactcactcttATTGTCATTCAAATGAGGAAACTAATACTGACTTCACTGGAGATGAAGGCGAGAATGAAGAGTAGAGTTAGAAGTCATGTTCGCActctagctgcttgtggcttgggtcatCATTTTTCActgtgcttttgttggccattcagccaggtttgtaatgttcgtatggtttgtaaaccttttgtactctgaaccttaATATTCGTGTACGAAATttaactgtgatactacaactgttatactgtgtgtatcaactacttgatcgagGGACTGATACAGGTGGCACAGGAGATTCCGGGTTTAGGGTCTTACACTAAGCTTCCCAAATCCAGTCCTTGGTGTAGTTGTTGTGGCAACAGCAGGCAACACACGCTTGCATTGGTCCCTGGCACAACCATAGCAGTAGCTAGACACGCTAGCCATGTGATAGTCGCCATGAAAGGTAGCACTACCGCCGCCATGATGCCCCCATGAAGTTTGAACGAGGCCAGCCCGACCTCGGCCACCGCCAAAGTTGTGTCCATCGAAGTCAGGGCCGTAATTGATGAAGCCATAACCCTAGTTATATCTGCTAATATCTGCTAAAATCACCATGGCcgccacgaccaccatgaccaGCCATTTGACCTCCTCCGCGTCTCTCATCAAAACCCCGCCTGCCATCGCCGTTCGCATTGCCACCACCTTGGTTGCCCTCCTCACCACCGCTATGTACACCAGATGCACGGGGTGGGCAGACTGGATAGGCTTTGGTTTGAATTCAATTTCAAGTTTAAAGTTGAATGGAAGATGCGTGTGTTATTATTGTGGACTACTTCCATACTAGTGTAATCTTAGCTTATTTGCACTAGGTCAGACACGACCAGCCTCATATGTTCGAACCATCAAGCAACACATTAACATTATATTTGACCTTCTACTATATATGACTAGTTTTATTTGTCACGTAGGTTATCACAACGGGGTCAAGGCGAAATGGAACAGGACGCGATCTAGCAGGAAGAATCGCCCGTGACTTGTGCGTGGAATTGAAATTCCCATGGCAAAACCGTAATAGAGGACGAGGAATCGGGGTGCTAATGTGCTATATATCTCTTTCCAAAAGACCAAAGATCAAATGAACGGAGGAATCAAAGGCATCCCTAACCTGATTTAATTTTTGTCAGATCGATAAAAAGGAGAGTGAGATTTCGTGTGTTTGTAATTTAGCATCAGTCTGATTTACTATTTTACTTCTTTCGGTGGAATCGTGAAAACCCTCTAAAAACATGTTTAGAAGTCTTGAAAAATTCTCGAAAAATGCATACATGTAGAGGAGTGGCCATGTAGGAGCATATAAAATTTCAAGGTTAATTAAACTCAAGTATTCAATATTGTTTGTGAGATATGAAATTGAGAAAGAGCGGAAAATATAGATATCTATTATTGAGCATAACCAACGGATCAATTATAGAGcatatgaaccgacagtgatactttttatcactgccggttcgtagctAGAATCGATAGTAATAATagctatcactgctagttcttaACGGCTCAATGTTAAATACTGTCGGTTCAGTTATTGAATCAGTAATGAAATCTTTATCACTACTGATTATTTCTGAACCGGCTATAAAAGAGGACAGATATGACCCTTTTTTAGTATTGGATGTAACTAGTTGTATATGTTACCAAAGTAATTGAGCTATCAGCGGGTTATCACAATCACAAACGCCAGGGCGAAATGGAACAAGATGCGAGCAGGAAGAATCGCCATGACTTATGCGTGGAATACAAGCTTCCTAAATATCAAATGAACCAAGGAATCAAAGGCATCCCTAAGAGCAGCTCCGAAGGCCTCGCCACTTGACTCACCATCGGCATATAACGCTGGTCCAGCAGACTCGACATTGAGCTAGACATCACTGTAGCATCGCTATCGAGCAGGATGCCATTGCTAAATTTGCCTAGCCCGTGCGGCTCGCCATCCATGCCCGCTTTGTTCCCGTAACTGTTCCCTGCCGTAGAAAGCAAGTTAGCCAAATTGCTTCAAAACTTCActccttctctcctcttttaTAAATTTAAAAGGTAACTTCTAGAACTCCTAAAATACCACTGATTTTTGTGCTcatagaataaataacagagAACCCATTTTAACAGCTGGTTCTaactaaaaatctcttacaaattttaaatgaaattttttcaaatttaactATTTTTGTACTTCGTTTGAATTTTTAGGCATAAATTTgattctcaaaaataaaaaaattcataaatattcATCTAAgctaatgtactaatttctaaaaatattgaCAATCCTAAATTACATAGGGATCTTATGTGTTATGGATCATAAATGACCCATTGAAATAAAGCTGTTAGAAAATAACCGTGGAATAAAGCTGTTAAAAGAACAAGTGTTGcgaataaaatataaatatatgagaTAGAGTGAGATTTGGCTAGTTTCTAGAATGTGTAGAAATATAGATAAAGAATTTTTTAAGTGGATAATCAAATGAAGATATGGCCAGTTAAATTTGTCTAATCTGCTAAGTTGCTATAACCTGATTTAATTTTTGTCAAATCGATAAAGACGGAGAGCGAGATTTCGTGTGTTTGTAATCTAGCATCAGATTTTTGTGCTCACAGAATAAATAAGAAAGAAGAAACCAAGGACCGGATTCGGACTTGATTGTTACGTACGTGGTCCTTCGGTTTCACTTGCGTAcgtagcatgcatgcatctgaAGAAGGAAAGTCCTTCCGCCGCCTACCCACGCACACACGACACATGCATGCCTGTAGAATGATGCATGGGCATGGTCACCCTCACCCTAGCCTGCCACCGCTAAACTAACTGAACAAGACACACCAGCTCCCGTCCGGCCGTCCGGCGGAGGAAGAGGGAGCGAGCGATGGCTGAGCTCGCGTCGGGCGCCGTGACCTCCCTGCTGGGAGTCATCCGGAACGAGACGCGGCTGCTGGGTGGCGTCCGGGGCGACGTGCAgttcatcaaggaggagatggagagcaTGAACAGCTTCCTGCTGCACCTGGCCCGGACGGCGCCCCCCCGCGGCGAGCACGACGAGCAGGTCCGCACGTGGATGAACCAGGTCCGGCTCCTCGCCCAGGACTGCAACAACTGCATCGACCTCTACCTGTACCGCGGCAATCCCGACATCCACCTCGCCAAGGGCGGCCTCTGGCGCTACCTCCTGTGGGCTCCATGGTTCCTGCGGAAGATGGTCGCGCAGCACCGCGCAGCTGAACAGCTGCGCGAGCTCAAGGAGCGGGCGCGCCACGTCGGCGAGCGGCGGTTGAGGTACGGCGTGGAGGTCCCTGCGAAGGAGTCGTCGACGGCGGGGCAGTCGTCGACCGCACCTTCACCTGCAGATGACGATGAAGAAGACGGTGACAATCAAGAGGTGACAACGGTGACCCATCATTCTGATCGTCCAAGCagagccctttttgagattcccACTTTGGACGACTACCTTGAGAGGAAGCTAGTCGAGTGGATGAAACAAGTTGAGAGAGGCAACACCGGAGCAGCGGCAGGATCAATACCATCCATTGCCATTGTGACACCGGATACAGACAAGTACGCCCGTGCTCTTGCACGTGAAGCTTTGGCTGTGGCAAAGACCCATTTCCAACGCAGTGTCTTGGTCAACATCCCGGCAGTGCACTGTGATTCCCAATCGCTAGAGCCCAAGCCCAAGGACATTCTCTACTACATACTGTTTGAGCTCGAGCGTGCCAAATCGGGTCAAGGCGAGGAAGAGGAGCTGCAAGGCAATGATTGGCGAGCTGaggacaaaagaaaaaagggaattCTCCGGAACAAAAGTGCTCTGATTGATGGAATCCAGGGAAATATCAGAGAAATGAAAGTTGACGACAAGATTGAAAAGATCAAGAGCGCGATTCCAGAAGTGGAGGTCGACCTGCTGACGCTGAGCGTGGATCAAATGAAGGATGTCCAGCTGGACATGCAAGCCTTAGGCGCACTCCTCCTGCTGCTCAAGtcagctgcggcggcggcggctgaacAAGACCATACATATACATTAGCATTGTGCAACGACATCATCCAGAAAACAGCAGAGAAGCTTAAAGAGCATATGGAAATAGTAgtagaagaagaacaagaagcatgCGAAAAGCAGCAAGCGGCCCTGATTCGTCTCCATTATGCCCAATATGAACACATCCTGCGGGAGGCGTTCCTGAcgaccagcaacagcaagccccTGCAGGCCCAGGAGCAAGACACCAAGCAAGCCACAAAGATCACCGCCACCACTAGCACAACTAGATTGGGCCATGATCAAATCAAAGAAATTATTGACAAGGTTAAGCTAGAGATCCTGCGGGAAGTGTTCGCGACgaccagcaacagcaaggcCTGGCAGACCCAGGAGCAAGACACCAAGCAAGCCACAAACAAGACCACAACGACAACATTGGATGAGGATCAAAGAAATGCTACTATTGAAGAAACCAAAAGGAAGATCGAAGAAATCCGGAGTGAGATTAAAGAGCAGCTCGTGATCAAAGGGATCGTGGACAAGATTAATAAAGATCATTTGAAGCATGAAAGGACACTAATCATCATCAAAACCGATCAGAAGTATGTATTGGAATGGGAGGAGACCAGAAATGCTTTGAGCCTGTTGGGCTGCGTCGCTGGTGCAGTGATCGTGACCGCCTCAAAGAACACTCAACAGGCCAAAGAATATTGCTATCCACTGCGGGAGCCTTTGGACTGTTCTCTTGTCGGCCTCTACCATGATATTTTACTCCAGCTTACGGGCAACCAGATGCATGAAGACAACAATCACAATCCCCAGATTTATCGTGCCATCTTGAACAAGTGTGAGCCCCATGAATTGTGCATGAAGATCTTCGCTCATGCTTTGTACGCCAACCCCAAGATGAGCAAACAAGAGCTGCGCAAGCTGCACAGCACCCTGCAGGTGGTTCCCCAAAAATCATTGGGCAGCATTGCTAAAAAGATGTTCAAGTTCTCCTACAAGCACCTTCCTAAAGAATACAAGTCTTGCTTGTTGTACCTAGCTATCTTCCCTCAAGGACACAAAATCAGGCGGTCAACCTTGATAGGACGATGGGTTGTAGAAGGACTGATAACTACGGAAGACTGGCGCTGGTCCAGTTCAGTGCGCCAAGCCGACCAATGTTTTAACGCACTCATCGACCGATGGCTTGTTTATCCTGCTGATATTGGTGCCACGGGAAAGGTCAAGAGCTGCAAGGTGGATGATCGAGTTCATGAATTCATTACAAAGGTCGCCAAGAAACAGCGCACTGTGGAGACACGCTTGTCACATCACTTGGCTCGCCACTTCTCCATTTTCAATGATATCCATCTCTGCGCCTCTGACACAATCGATAAGTTCTTTAAAAGGATACCACATGAATCATCCCAGGTGTCCCAGCTCAAGGTGTTAGATCTAGAAGGTTGTCGTTGCTTCAAGAAGAACTGGCACTACTTGAAGGACATCTGCAGTAAGATATTACTACTCAAGTATCTAAGCCTAAGGAGAACAGATGTTACCCACCTGCCCAATGAAATCAACAACCTCCGTGAGCTAGAGGTATTGGATATTCGGCAGACCAAGGTGCCTGAGTTTGCAACAAGAAGTGTCATGCTCCTAAAGCTAAAGCGTCTGCTAGCTGGTCACATTGATCCGGCCATCGGGGATGAGGAATTCTCCGGCGTCCGGATTCCTGAAAAGATCGAGAAAATGGTAAACATGGAGGTACTATCCAATGTCAAGGCATGGAAAAGTCAAGATTTGAAAGACATTAGAAAGTTATGGCAGCTTAGGAAGCTTGGTGTGGTTATTGATGACAAGAACAGTCACTTTTGTAATTTGTTTCGAGCAATCAGTGACCTGCATGAGTGCCTCCAGTCTCTGTCAATCACTCTTCCCACAACCAGATTCGAGGGTACACCTTCCATCGGAGAGTTCCCAGATTATATGTGCTCTCACTTGAAATGCTCTCCCAAGCTTCTTGAGAGCCTAAGCATCAGCGGAACCACAGAAAGGGGGGCGCTTCTTCCATTTTTGGTCAAAGACGATGGTGGTAATCAACTGAACAAGGTAACTCTAACTCGCACCAGGCTGAACCAGAAGGATCTGCTGGTCCTCGCCAAGCTTCCCAAGTTATGCTGTGTCAGGCTCCAACACATTGAATGCACCGAGAGAAACCTCACCTTCAAGAAGGGTGAATTCCAAAAGCTCAATTACTTTCTTGTTGAGGGCTCCAACATGACTGAAATCACTTTTGAAATTGAAGCAGCTCCGGAGCTTGAAAAGATTGTTTTGTCCTTGACGGGCAACCTGAAGTCTCTTTCTGGAGTTGAAAGCCTTCCAAAACTGGAGGAGCTCGAGTTGAAGAACAACAGCAGATTGCTTTCATTTTTTGATATGGACAAACAAATAACCAAGGTGACTCTTCAGGATACCTTTCTGAGGCAAGGTGATATACAAATCCTCGCCAAGAAACCAAACATGCGCTGCTTAGTACTCTTGGATAAGTCTTACGTCGAAAGCAAGCTTACCTTCAACGAAAGCGACTTTCCAAAGCTCAACCTTCTTATTGTTTACTGTTCGGCCATTACAAACATCAACTTCACTAGTGGATCTGCTCCTATGCTCGAGAAAATCGACTGGTCATTCACCAACATGGAGTCTCTCTCTGGTATCTGCAACCTTCCGAGATTGAAGGAGCTTGAGCTCACCGGTGACTATGTCCCTAatgaggtggaagaagagattAAGAAGCATGGAGACAGATATTATTTTAAACACAGGAAACCAGAAAATCAAGACCAAGCAACAGGAACTGAACAAGAAGAGGACGATGACACAAGATTCCCCTTATTCTGTTGAAAGAAGAACAAGGTTTGACACTTGAGGAGCATCTCCTTTCATCATAGTTTAATTTGTGTGTGCTCGTGTGGTTTGCAATTGTGTGTTTTTGTCTGTTGCTCATGCTATATTCTGCATGTGTGTCGACTGAGCGTGTCGATCTGGTTACTTATGTTCTACATGTGTGATGGTGGTTGAGCATCATGATTGTGTCTATGCTCACGGATTTGGATTTGTGTGGCTTTCCTCTGGACCATGCATCTTGCTGCATGCATGGTTTCATGTAATAAGTGTGATGCTTGTGTGCACATTTGACTTCTGATCAATGTATTGTGTGCTATATTATATGGTTTGACTGGGTGCTGCAATTCAACATTGAAGTGTGAGTCATAATATATCTAATTGTATATAAGCACCAGTTAATTATTTCATGAGGCTTCGAACTATATATATGTTACAGGCATGCCTGTCTATGTACTTGAAGCAGGGTTTTATGTGCAGATCACAGCTTTCTAGTGTTAGAGGCCGGTTCAATTCAGACTCATGCAGATAGACAATTTTAGCTGAGTTGCCCATCGGGAATTATTTTCAGCCAATGAGCTAGCCGGTAATAGTTACCATGAAAAAGCAGTAGAGTGAAATTAAGCATCACAAGCATGTATATCTGTGGTGGTCTACTGTATAGGCGACACCTTTTTGGGATATTGATTCGCTCGTTCAGCTCCTATACAAAGCTGAACGGGCGATATGTTGCCTCACCATAGTTTTCGCATTTTTTAAGCTATTGACTGGCAGGACTTGTCGCCCGTTCTTGCTCTCACCCGATGAATAGACGACGATAGcttattcttgcaatttgttaAAAGGATCATgtattttttgcaaatattaaaaaataaaaatatataaaaaaaatctcaaggAGGTGCCAGGGATCGGGCTTCGGGAATCCGGGGTTCGAATTTTGGGCGTGGGCCTGCCTTACTGCCTAATGGGCTGCACACTCCACCCCTATCTgggttgggctgggctgggctgagCTGGGCTGCGA includes:
- the LOC133928346 gene encoding uncharacterized protein LOC133928346, which translates into the protein MAELASGAVTSLLGVIRNETRLLGGVRGDVQFIKEEMESMNSFLLHLARTAPPRGEHDEQVRTWMNQVRLLAQDCNNCIDLYLYRGNPDIHLAKGGLWRYLLWAPWFLRKMVAQHRAAEQLRELKERARHVGERRLRYGVEVPAKESSTAGQSSTAPSPADDDEEDGDNQEVTTVTHHSDRPSRALFEIPTLDDYLERKLVEWMKQVERGNTGAAAGSIPSIAIVTPDTDKYARALAREALAVAKTHFQRSVLVNIPAVHCDSQSLEPKPKDILYYILFELERAKSGQGEEEELQGNDWRAEDKRKKGILRNKSALIDGIQGNIREMKVDDKIEKIKSAIPEVEVDLLTLSVDQMKDVQLDMQALGALLLLLKSAAAAAAEQDHTYTLALCNDIIQKTAEKLKEHMEIVVEEEQEACEKQQAALIRLHYAQYEHILREAFLTTSNSKPLQAQEQDTKQATKITATTSTTRLGHDQIKEIIDKVKLEILREVFATTSNSKAWQTQEQDTKQATNKTTTTTLDEDQRNATIEETKRKIEEIRSEIKEQLVIKGIVDKINKDHLKHERTLIIIKTDQKYVLEWEETRNALSLLGCVAGAVIVTASKNTQQAKEYCYPLREPLDCSLVGLYHDILLQLTGNQMHEDNNHNPQIYRAILNKCEPHELCMKIFAHALYANPKMSKQELRKLHSTLQVVPQKSLGSIAKKMFKFSYKHLPKEYKSCLLYLAIFPQGHKIRRSTLIGRWVVEGLITTEDWRWSSSVRQADQCFNALIDRWLVYPADIGATGKVKSCKVDDRVHEFITKVAKKQRTVETRLSHHLARHFSIFNDIHLCASDTIDKFFKRIPHESSQVSQLKVLDLEGCRCFKKNWHYLKDICSKILLLKYLSLRRTDVTHLPNEINNLRELEVLDIRQTKVPEFATRSVMLLKLKRLLAGHIDPAIGDEEFSGVRIPEKIEKMVNMEVLSNVKAWKSQDLKDIRKLWQLRKLGVVIDDKNSHFCNLFRAISDLHECLQSLSITLPTTRFEGTPSIGEFPDYMCSHLKCSPKLLESLSISGTTERGALLPFLVKDDGGNQLNKVTLTRTRLNQKDLLVLAKLPKLCCVRLQHIECTERNLTFKKGEFQKLNYFLVEGSNMTEITFEIEAAPELEKIVLSLTGNLKSLSGVESLPKLEELELKNNSRLLSFFDMDKQITKVTLQDTFLRQGDIQILAKKPNMRCLVLLDKSYVESKLTFNESDFPKLNLLIVYCSAITNINFTSGSAPMLEKIDWSFTNMESLSGICNLPRLKELELTGDYVPNEVEEEIKKHGDRYYFKHRKPENQDQATGTEQEEDDDTRFPLFC